The following is a genomic window from Geoalkalibacter halelectricus.
TCGTTTCGTTCACCTCGACTTGAACTTCAAGGGTGTCCATGTGTCCGTCGCGATCGAGTACCAACTGGTAATGAGGCTCGCATCCCTCCACCTGGAACAGAACTTCTTCAATCTGGGTGGGGAAGACGTTGACACCCTTGACGATGAGCATGTCGTCGGAGCGCCCGCAGGTTTTTTCCATCCGCACCAGAGTGCGCCCGCACCGGCAGGTATCGTAATGCAGGCGCGTGATGTCACGGGTGCGGTAGCGGATCATGGGGAAGGCTTCCTTGGTCAGTGTGGTCAGGACCAATTCTCCCATGGAACCGGGCGGCAGCACCTCGCAGGTCTCGGGATCGATGATTTCCGGAATGAAGTGATCCTCGAAGATGTGCATGCCGCATTTGTATTCGCACTCGCCCGCCACCCCGGGACCCATGACTTCGGAGAGGCCGAAATTGTCGGTGGCGAGAATGCCGAGGCGGGTTTCGATCTCGCGGCGCATCTCTTCGCTCCAGGGTTCGGCGCCGAACAGACCGACGCGCAATTTGAGGCTGTCGGCGCCCAACCCCATGCGATCCAGATGATCGGCGATGGTCAGGGCATAGGAAGGAGTGCAGACCAGGGCCGAGGATTGATAATCCTGCATGATCATGATCTGCTTTTCGGTGTTGCCGCTGGAAATGGGAATGACCGAGGCGCCGATGCGTTCGGCGCCGTAATGCAGCCCGAAGGCGCCGGTGAACAAGCCATAGCCGAAGGCGATGTGCACGATATCGTCGGCGGTGACGCCGGCGGCGGTCATCATGCGCGCGACCAGTTCGGTCCAGTTGTTGAGGTCGTTGCGGGTATAGCCGACCACCGTGGGCTTGCCCGTGGTGCCCGAGGAGGAGTGAATGCGCACCACCTCGCGCAGGGGCACGGCGAACATCCCATAAGGGTAGTTCAAGCGCAGGTCTTCCTTGGTGGTGAAGGGAAAGAGACTCAGATCGGAGAGGTGCTGAAGATTCTTGGCGCTGACCCCGGCCTCGAGAAATTTCTTCTGGTAGCAGGGGACGTTGCGATAGGCGCGCTCAAGGGTCGTGCGCAGGTTCTCAAATTGCAGCGCTTCGAGCTTGTCGCGCGCCATGCATTCGCGATCGGGATCCCAGATCCTCATGCCAAACCTTCCCGGAAAAATCTCATCCAATTTCGAGAAATAAAATCCTAACCTGCTAATCTACATGGAGTAAACGCGCTGACCGGCGAGCACTTTGACGCCCTGCTCCGTCAGCACGCGAATGGCGCCTTCGGTGTCGTCGAAGCGAAAAATGATGACCGCATTCTCGCCGCAGCGCTCGACAAAGGCGTACATGTATTCAACATTGATGCGCGAATCGTCCAGAACTTGCAGAATGCTGTTGAGTCCCAGGGGACGATCGGGTACCTCGACAGCGACCACCTCGGTCTTGTTGACGGTAAATCCCTTGCTCTTGAGCACTTCGTTGGCCGCGTCCGTTTTGTCGACGATCAGGCGCAGGATGCCGAAATCGGACGTATCGGCCAGAGACAGGGCGCGGATATTGACCCCGGCTTCACCCAACACCCGAGTCACTTCCGCCAGGCGGCCGGACTTGTTTTCGATAAAAATGGAAATCTGCTCGACTTTCATGGCTCTCCCCTCTCCTCTTCTGGTTTAGAGTTGCGGCCGGTTGTCGATCACGCGCCTGGCTTTGCCTTCGCTGCGGGCGAGGGTTTTGGGTTCGACCAGGCGCACCTTGCAGGTGACGCCGAGAAGATCCTTGATCTCTTTGCGAATGCGGTTGGACAGCTCCTGCAGAACCTTGATCTCATCGGAGAAAGTGCGCTCGTTGACCTCGACCTGCACTTCCAGGGAATCGAGATTGTCCTCGCGATCAACAATGAGTTGATAGTGCGGTTCCACGCCCTCGATATTGATGAGGATGCTTTCAATCTGGGAGGGAAAGACGTTGACCCCACGGATGATGAGCATATCATCGCTGCGCCCGCTCAGGCGCTCGATGCGCTTGTGGGTGCGCCCGCAAATGCAGGGCTCGGCGATCAGGCGGGTGATGTCGCGGGTGCGGTAGCGAATCAGGGGAATGCCTTCCTTGGTGATGGTGGTGATGACCAGTTCACCCCTTTCCCCGTCGGGCAAAACTTCACCAGTGTCAGGATTGATGATTTCCGGCAGGAAATGATCTTCCCACATGTGCAGGCCGTTTTGCGCCTCGTAACACTCAATGGCGACGCCGGGACCGAGAATTTCGGACAGGCCGTAGATGTCGATGGCCTTGAGGTTGAGCTTGGCTTCGATTTCGTCGCGCATCTTCTCGCTCCAGGGTTCGGCGCCGAAGATGCCGATGCGCAGCTTGAAGTCGCGAATGTCGAGGCCCATTTCCGCCACCGATTCAGCCAGGAACAAGCTGTAGGAGGGCGTGCAGGTCAGCACCGTGGAGCCGAAATCCTGCATGATCATGATCTGTTTCTTGGTGTTGCCGCCGGACATGGGAATGACCGAGGCCCCCAGGCGCTCGGCGCCGTAGTGAGCACCCAACCCACCGGTAAACAGACCGTAACCGTAGGCGTTGTGGATGACATCACCCTTGTGGGCGCCGGCGGCGACGAAGGAGCGCGCCATGAGTTCCGACCAGGTGTCGATATCGCGACGGGTGTAGCCCACCACCGTCGGTTTGCCGGTGGTGCCGGAGCTGGCGTGGATACGCACGATCTGCTCAAGGGGCACGGCGAACAGCCCATAGGGGTAGTTGTCACGCATGTCCTGCTTGAGGGTGAAGGGGAAGCGGCGCAGATCTTCAAGAGTTTTGAGCTGCTCGGGACTAACCCCGGCGCGCCGAAAATGCTCGCGATAAAAGGGCACCGTGGCGTAGACCCGCTCCAGCGTCTGGCGCAGCCGCTTGAATTGCAGCGATTCTATGGCCTCGCGCGGCAGGGTTTCGAACTCATCGTTCCAGATCATGACAGACCTCTTAAAAGCAGTGATGAGCGAGCCGTCACCGGTCGCTCATCACTGGTATCTAAGCTTGACGCCCCAGGGCGAAGGCGTTGAGGTTTTCCTCAAGGAACTTCGCCGGAACCCGGTTGTTCATGGCCTGATTCCAGGCCTCCTCGGGGATGTCCATCATGTTGGACAACGCTCCGAGCAGCACGGTATTGACGGTACGCATGTTGCCGGCCTGCTGGGCGAGGGCCATGGCATTGACGATGCGGCTGCGTGGAAAGGCGGCCTTAATCTTGGCCGGAACATCCTCGGGATAGCTTTCCTTGCCGAGCGCCACGCCGGGAGGCACGATTTGCAGGTCGCTGGCGACCACCTGGCCGTCCGTCTTGAGCAGCGGCAGGTAGCGATAGGATTCGAGCAGTTCGAAACCAAACAGAATATCGGCCTGCCCTTCGGGAATAATGGGCGAGTAGACTTTCTCGCCGTAGCGCACATGGGAGACCACGCTGCCGCCGCGCTGGGCCATGCCGTGCACCTCGGCCTTCTTCACGTCGTAGCCGCCGAGCATGAGCACCTCGGAGAGAATTTCACTGGCGAGCAGGATGCCCTGACCGCCGACCCCGACCAGCAGGATATTTTGCACCTTATTTTTCATCGCAGACTCCAAATGCACCGAATTTACACACCTGCATGCAGACCTCGCAACCCACGCAGATCAGCTTGTCGATTTCGGCCTGACCCTTGGTTCCGGCCGCCGGATTCCATTTGATCGCGGGACAGCCCAATTTGAGACAGGCCTTGCAGGCCGTGCATTTGTCGGCATCGACGAACAGGGGCGGTTTTCGCTGGATCAGGTCGCGCTTGTGCAGCATGCAGGCACGGCGGGTGATGATGACGGAAACCTCGGGCCGCTCCATCTCCCGCTTGATGAGGTCGCGGG
Proteins encoded in this region:
- a CDS encoding phenylacetate--CoA ligase family protein encodes the protein MRIWDPDRECMARDKLEALQFENLRTTLERAYRNVPCYQKKFLEAGVSAKNLQHLSDLSLFPFTTKEDLRLNYPYGMFAVPLREVVRIHSSSGTTGKPTVVGYTRNDLNNWTELVARMMTAAGVTADDIVHIAFGYGLFTGAFGLHYGAERIGASVIPISSGNTEKQIMIMQDYQSSALVCTPSYALTIADHLDRMGLGADSLKLRVGLFGAEPWSEEMRREIETRLGILATDNFGLSEVMGPGVAGECEYKCGMHIFEDHFIPEIIDPETCEVLPPGSMGELVLTTLTKEAFPMIRYRTRDITRLHYDTCRCGRTLVRMEKTCGRSDDMLIVKGVNVFPTQIEEVLFQVEGCEPHYQLVLDRDGHMDTLEVQVEVNETIFFDEMKKQREFVSMVEKRLAATLGLRARVKLVEPSSIPRHEGKAKRVIDRRKS
- a CDS encoding ACT domain-containing protein, with the translated sequence MKVEQISIFIENKSGRLAEVTRVLGEAGVNIRALSLADTSDFGILRLIVDKTDAANEVLKSKGFTVNKTEVVAVEVPDRPLGLNSILQVLDDSRINVEYMYAFVERCGENAVIIFRFDDTEGAIRVLTEQGVKVLAGQRVYSM
- a CDS encoding phenylacetate--CoA ligase family protein: MIWNDEFETLPREAIESLQFKRLRQTLERVYATVPFYREHFRRAGVSPEQLKTLEDLRRFPFTLKQDMRDNYPYGLFAVPLEQIVRIHASSGTTGKPTVVGYTRRDIDTWSELMARSFVAAGAHKGDVIHNAYGYGLFTGGLGAHYGAERLGASVIPMSGGNTKKQIMIMQDFGSTVLTCTPSYSLFLAESVAEMGLDIRDFKLRIGIFGAEPWSEKMRDEIEAKLNLKAIDIYGLSEILGPGVAIECYEAQNGLHMWEDHFLPEIINPDTGEVLPDGERGELVITTITKEGIPLIRYRTRDITRLIAEPCICGRTHKRIERLSGRSDDMLIIRGVNVFPSQIESILINIEGVEPHYQLIVDREDNLDSLEVQVEVNERTFSDEIKVLQELSNRIRKEIKDLLGVTCKVRLVEPKTLARSEGKARRVIDNRPQL
- a CDS encoding indolepyruvate oxidoreductase subunit beta: MKNKVQNILLVGVGGQGILLASEILSEVLMLGGYDVKKAEVHGMAQRGGSVVSHVRYGEKVYSPIIPEGQADILFGFELLESYRYLPLLKTDGQVVASDLQIVPPGVALGKESYPEDVPAKIKAAFPRSRIVNAMALAQQAGNMRTVNTVLLGALSNMMDIPEEAWNQAMNNRVPAKFLEENLNAFALGRQA